A single Sphingopyxis chilensis DNA region contains:
- the map gene encoding type I methionyl aminopeptidase: MYDYVSVTTADAGSPTPVRDGTIKLHDAAGFDGMRKAGRLSAEILDALVPFVQPGVTTAAIDDLVRTMMLDGGGIPATLGYRGFTHSCCTSINHVVCHGIPDDKPLREGDIVNIDVTSIVDGWHGDTSRMYLVGDVPIKAKRLVEVTYECLMLGIEQAKPGNRMGDVAHAIQTHAERHRYSVVRDFCGHGLGQMFHDAPEVVHAGRPGTGPELRPGMFFTIEPMINTGKYAVKMLNDGWTAVTRDRSLSAQFEHSIGITEDGCEIFTASPTGLNAPPWA; encoded by the coding sequence ATGTACGACTATGTCTCCGTAACCACCGCCGACGCCGGCTCGCCCACCCCCGTGCGCGATGGCACGATCAAGCTCCACGACGCGGCGGGCTTTGACGGTATGCGCAAGGCGGGGCGGCTGTCGGCCGAAATCCTCGACGCGCTCGTCCCCTTCGTCCAGCCGGGCGTGACCACCGCCGCGATCGACGACCTCGTCCGCACGATGATGCTCGACGGCGGCGGCATCCCCGCGACTTTGGGCTATCGCGGCTTCACGCACAGCTGCTGCACCAGCATCAACCATGTCGTCTGCCACGGCATCCCCGACGACAAGCCGCTGCGCGAAGGCGATATCGTCAACATCGACGTGACCAGCATCGTCGACGGCTGGCACGGCGACACCAGCCGCATGTATCTGGTCGGCGATGTCCCGATCAAGGCGAAGCGGCTCGTCGAAGTGACTTACGAATGCCTGATGCTCGGGATCGAGCAGGCGAAGCCCGGCAACCGCATGGGCGACGTCGCGCATGCGATCCAGACCCATGCCGAGCGCCACCGCTATTCGGTCGTCCGCGATTTCTGCGGTCACGGGCTGGGGCAGATGTTCCACGACGCCCCCGAAGTCGTCCACGCCGGCCGCCCCGGCACCGGGCCCGAGCTTCGCCCCGGCATGTTCTTCACGATCGAGCCGATGATCAACACCGGCAAATATGCCGTGAAGATGCTCAATGACGGCTGGACTGCGGTGACGCGCGATCGCTCGCTATCGGCGCAGTTCGAGCACAGCATCGGGATCACCGAGGACGGCTGCGAGATTTTCACGGCGAGCCCGACGGGTCTGAACGCCCCGCCTTGGGCCTGA
- a CDS encoding PQQ-dependent dehydrogenase, methanol/ethanol family: MAKRVWTTALLGCAALALASCNASKNESASGGGALDEAERASETLLKTGGNGDDWGAIGYSYDEQRFSPLTDINDQNVGTLGIAWTADLDDARGQEATPVVVDGVMYVTHAWSKVSAWDAATGKPLWKFDPKVPGERAVSACCDVVNRGVAVWGDKLFVGALDGRLIALDKKTGKELWSTQTFDTSKPYTITGAPRVVKDMVLIGNGGAEFGVRGYVTAYDADTGKERWRFYTAPNPTKAKDGAASDDIFATKGNATWSDTGEWQTSGGGGTVWDAIVYDKDLDQVYLGVGNGNPWNHGTRSNGEGDNWFLSSIVAVDASTGAYKWHYQETPGETWDYTATQPIILAEQAVNGKPVKVLYHAPKNGFFFTIDRATGTLIDAKPFVDGINWASGYDLTTGRPIENPEARFYKTGKPFIAIPGALGAHNWHPMSFNPATGLVYIPAQQIPQGYLADMNELDRRKVVGFNIGTSLTGTMMPDDKAAYRAAVAATTGRLVAFDPRTGKVAWAVDHPAAWNGGTMTTAGNLVFQGTSTGRFRAYAADTGKQLLDLDMQSGIVSAPSTYRVGGVQYVAFQTSKGGAFPLVAGVAGGVTRKVPNIPRLVVMKIGGTVKLPAPPATTTLAWNPPPQFGTPAQIAAGKAHFGRYCIVCHGDSAIGNGFTPDLRVSGTLANADAWKSVIIDGALKDRGMVSFAKVLTPADAEALRAYVIDRSNWTKANLPDASAPMGR, translated from the coding sequence ATGGCGAAACGGGTCTGGACGACCGCGCTGCTGGGCTGCGCGGCACTGGCATTGGCTTCATGCAACGCGTCCAAGAATGAGAGCGCCTCGGGCGGAGGCGCGCTCGACGAAGCCGAAAGGGCCAGCGAGACCCTGCTCAAGACCGGCGGCAACGGCGACGATTGGGGCGCTATCGGTTACAGCTACGACGAGCAGCGCTTCAGCCCACTGACCGATATCAACGACCAGAATGTCGGCACCCTCGGCATCGCGTGGACCGCCGACCTCGACGATGCGCGCGGGCAGGAAGCGACGCCCGTGGTCGTCGACGGCGTGATGTACGTGACCCACGCCTGGTCGAAAGTCAGCGCCTGGGACGCCGCGACAGGCAAACCGCTATGGAAATTCGATCCCAAGGTCCCCGGCGAACGCGCGGTTTCGGCCTGCTGCGACGTCGTCAACCGCGGCGTTGCCGTCTGGGGCGACAAGCTCTTCGTCGGCGCGCTCGACGGGCGGCTGATCGCGCTCGACAAGAAGACCGGCAAGGAGCTCTGGTCGACGCAGACCTTCGATACGTCGAAACCTTACACCATCACCGGCGCGCCGCGCGTCGTGAAGGACATGGTGCTGATCGGCAACGGCGGCGCCGAATTCGGCGTGCGCGGCTATGTCACCGCCTATGACGCGGACACCGGCAAGGAGCGGTGGCGCTTCTACACCGCACCCAACCCGACGAAGGCGAAGGACGGCGCCGCCTCCGACGACATTTTCGCCACCAAGGGCAACGCCACTTGGTCCGACACGGGCGAGTGGCAGACCTCGGGCGGCGGCGGCACCGTGTGGGACGCGATCGTTTACGACAAGGATCTCGACCAGGTCTATCTGGGGGTCGGCAACGGCAATCCGTGGAACCATGGGACGCGATCGAACGGCGAGGGCGACAACTGGTTCCTGTCGTCAATCGTCGCGGTCGATGCCAGCACCGGCGCGTATAAATGGCATTATCAGGAAACGCCCGGCGAGACGTGGGACTATACCGCGACCCAGCCGATCATCCTCGCGGAGCAGGCGGTGAACGGGAAGCCGGTCAAGGTGCTGTACCACGCGCCGAAGAACGGCTTCTTCTTCACGATCGACCGCGCCACCGGCACGTTGATCGACGCCAAGCCCTTCGTCGACGGGATCAACTGGGCGAGCGGATATGACCTGACGACAGGCCGGCCGATCGAAAATCCCGAGGCGCGCTTCTACAAGACGGGCAAGCCTTTCATCGCGATCCCCGGCGCACTCGGCGCGCACAACTGGCACCCGATGAGCTTCAACCCGGCGACAGGGCTCGTCTACATTCCGGCGCAGCAGATTCCGCAGGGCTATCTGGCTGACATGAACGAGCTCGACCGGCGCAAGGTCGTGGGGTTCAATATCGGCACCTCGCTGACGGGCACGATGATGCCCGACGACAAGGCCGCATATCGCGCCGCGGTCGCCGCGACCACCGGGCGCCTCGTCGCCTTCGATCCGCGCACCGGCAAGGTCGCCTGGGCCGTCGATCATCCCGCGGCGTGGAACGGCGGCACCATGACGACCGCAGGCAACCTCGTCTTCCAGGGCACGAGCACCGGGCGTTTCCGCGCCTATGCCGCCGACACCGGCAAGCAGCTGCTCGACCTCGACATGCAGTCGGGAATCGTCAGCGCGCCATCGACCTACCGCGTCGGCGGCGTCCAATATGTCGCCTTCCAGACGAGCAAGGGCGGTGCCTTCCCGCTCGTCGCCGGGGTCGCGGGCGGCGTGACGCGCAAGGTTCCCAACATCCCGCGCCTCGTCGTGATGAAGATCGGCGGCACGGTGAAGCTCCCCGCTCCGCCGGCAACGACGACGCTCGCGTGGAATCCGCCCCCGCAGTTCGGCACGCCGGCGCAAATCGCGGCAGGCAAGGCGCATTTCGGACGCTATTGCATCGTCTGCCATGGCGACAGCGCGATCGGCAACGGCTTCACCCCCGACCTCCGCGTCTCGGGCACGCTCGCCAACGCCGATGCGTGGAAGTCGGTGATCATCGACGGCGCGCTCAAGGATCGCGGCATGGTGAGTTTCGCCAAGGTGCTGACGCCCGCCGATGCCGAGGCGCTTCGCGCCTATGTCATCGACCGGTCGAACTGGACGAAAGCGAACCTGCCCGACGCCTCGGCGCCGATGGGGCGGTGA
- a CDS encoding P-II family nitrogen regulator, translating into MKKIEAIIKPFKLDEVKEALHEVGVSGITVTEAKGFGRQKGHTELYRGAEYVVDFLPKVKLEVIVEDGMAERVVEAIAAAAQTGRIGDGKIFVIPVETALRIRTGERNEDAL; encoded by the coding sequence GTGAAGAAGATTGAGGCGATCATCAAGCCGTTCAAGCTCGACGAGGTAAAGGAAGCGCTGCACGAAGTCGGTGTCAGCGGCATCACCGTTACCGAGGCCAAGGGCTTCGGCCGGCAGAAGGGCCACACCGAACTTTATCGCGGCGCCGAATATGTCGTCGACTTCCTGCCCAAGGTGAAGCTGGAGGTCATCGTCGAGGACGGTATGGCCGAACGCGTCGTCGAAGCGATCGCCGCCGCCGCGCAGACCGGCCGCATCGGCGACGGCAAGATCTTCGTCATTCCGGTCGAGACCGCGCTGCGCATCCGCACCGGCGAACGCAACGAGGACGCGCTCTAA
- the glnA gene encoding type I glutamate--ammonia ligase → MATKPKDIIARIKENDIEWVDLRFTDPKGKWQHLTMCAGVIDEDALEDGLMFDGSSIEGWKAINESDMILMPDLDAVYDDPFSATPMLVIFCDIVEPSTGEGYARDPRTTAKRAEAYVASTGVGDTVYVGPEAEFFMFDDVRFETGYNKSGFEIDDIELPTNTGRSYEGGNLGHRPRAKGGYFPVAPVDSAVDIRAEMVSTMLEMGLPCDKHHHEVAAAQHELGLTFGTLTQTADRMQIYKYVVHQVAHAYGKTATFMPKPIKDDNGSGMHTHISIWEKGKPLFAGNGYAGLSDMCLYFIGGVIKHAKALNAFTNPTTNSYKRLVPGFEAPVLLAYSSRNRSASCRIPYGAGAKAKRVEFRFPDAMANPYLCYSALLMAGLDGIQNKIHPGDAMDKNLYDLPPEELAEVPTVCGSLREALDSLMADHDFLLKGDVFSKDQIEAYVELKWAEVYNFEQTPSPVEFDMYYSA, encoded by the coding sequence ATGGCTACGAAGCCCAAGGATATCATTGCCCGGATCAAGGAAAACGACATTGAGTGGGTCGATCTGCGCTTCACCGATCCGAAGGGCAAGTGGCAGCACCTGACGATGTGCGCCGGCGTGATCGACGAGGACGCGCTCGAAGATGGCCTGATGTTCGACGGTTCGTCGATCGAAGGCTGGAAGGCGATCAACGAGTCGGACATGATCCTGATGCCCGATCTCGACGCCGTCTATGACGATCCCTTCTCGGCCACCCCGATGCTGGTCATCTTCTGCGACATCGTCGAACCGTCGACCGGCGAAGGCTATGCCCGCGACCCGCGCACGACGGCGAAGCGCGCCGAGGCCTATGTCGCCTCGACCGGCGTCGGCGACACCGTCTATGTCGGCCCCGAAGCCGAATTCTTCATGTTCGACGACGTCCGTTTCGAAACCGGCTATAACAAGTCGGGCTTCGAGATCGACGATATCGAACTGCCGACCAACACCGGTCGCAGCTATGAAGGCGGCAACCTCGGCCACCGCCCGCGCGCGAAGGGCGGTTACTTCCCCGTCGCGCCGGTCGACAGCGCCGTCGACATCCGCGCCGAGATGGTCTCGACCATGCTCGAAATGGGCCTGCCCTGCGACAAGCACCACCATGAAGTCGCCGCCGCGCAGCACGAGCTCGGCCTGACCTTCGGCACGCTGACGCAGACCGCCGACCGCATGCAGATCTACAAATATGTCGTCCACCAGGTCGCGCATGCTTATGGCAAGACCGCGACCTTCATGCCGAAGCCGATCAAGGACGATAACGGCAGCGGCATGCACACCCACATCTCGATCTGGGAAAAGGGCAAGCCGCTCTTCGCGGGCAACGGCTATGCCGGCCTTTCGGACATGTGCCTCTATTTCATCGGCGGTGTCATCAAGCACGCCAAGGCGCTGAACGCCTTCACCAACCCGACGACGAACAGCTACAAGCGCCTCGTCCCCGGCTTCGAAGCGCCGGTGCTGCTCGCCTATTCGAGCCGCAACCGTTCGGCCTCGTGCCGCATCCCCTATGGCGCCGGCGCCAAGGCGAAGCGCGTCGAATTCCGCTTCCCCGACGCGATGGCGAACCCCTATCTCTGCTATTCGGCGCTGCTGATGGCGGGCCTCGACGGCATTCAGAACAAGATCCACCCCGGCGACGCGATGGACAAGAATCTGTACGACCTGCCGCCCGAGGAACTGGCCGAAGTCCCGACCGTCTGCGGCTCGCTTCGCGAAGCGCTCGACAGCCTGATGGCCGACCACGACTTCCTGCTGAAGGGCGACGTGTTCAGCAAGGACCAGATCGAAGCCTATGTCGAGCTCAAGTGGGCCGAAGTTTACAACTTCGAACAGACGCCGAGCCCGGTCGAGTTCGACATGTACTACAGCGCCTGA
- a CDS encoding helix-turn-helix transcriptional regulator — MENRVREHREGAGWSQGELARRLSVSRQTINAVETDKYDPSLPLALRMAALFKVDVRKLFIDHWTPES, encoded by the coding sequence TTGGAAAATCGGGTTCGCGAACATCGCGAGGGTGCGGGGTGGAGCCAGGGCGAACTGGCCCGTCGGCTCAGCGTGTCGCGCCAGACGATCAACGCGGTCGAAACCGACAAATATGACCCGAGCCTGCCGCTGGCCTTGCGGATGGCCGCCTTGTTCAAGGTGGACGTGCGTAAGCTGTTCATCGATCATTGGACTCCGGAGAGCTGA
- a CDS encoding SRPBCC family protein — MRIMILAAATLLATGCGKMIELVNQTRTVAAPREEVFAKMFGDDGAFAGLPLVTNGGSTRLYELVAEKGEPGFEKLVPDERPDAYKVKIAVAMEIPREAHLIYSVDDGALSTGLKFTFEELAPDRTRVAFAIDELTGDGAKGLQVNRSALKRIARDALGKLDDFEEVDEAA, encoded by the coding sequence ATGCGTATCATGATTCTGGCTGCCGCGACCTTGCTTGCCACCGGCTGCGGCAAGATGATCGAACTGGTGAACCAGACGCGCACCGTCGCCGCGCCGCGGGAAGAAGTGTTCGCCAAAATGTTCGGCGACGATGGCGCCTTCGCGGGGCTGCCGCTCGTCACCAACGGCGGATCGACGCGGCTCTACGAACTCGTCGCCGAAAAGGGCGAACCCGGGTTCGAAAAGCTGGTCCCCGACGAAAGGCCTGATGCGTACAAGGTCAAGATCGCCGTCGCGATGGAAATCCCGCGCGAGGCGCATTTGATCTACAGCGTCGACGATGGTGCGCTCAGCACCGGCCTCAAATTCACTTTCGAGGAGCTGGCGCCCGACCGGACCCGGGTGGCGTTCGCCATCGACGAGCTGACGGGCGACGGTGCGAAAGGGCTTCAGGTCAATCGATCCGCGCTCAAGCGGATCGCCCGCGACGCGCTGGGCAAGCTCGACGATTTCGAAGAGGTCGACGAGGCGGCCTGA
- a CDS encoding PQQ-dependent sugar dehydrogenase: MRICVFFLAPLLLTGCGGGGSDGGTPPGPNAPPEFTSLQTASIAENSIAAYQAAATDPDGDALTFAIDGGADAARFSITAAGALRFDPAPDYDLPGDADGDNVYSVRIGVSDGRASITQTVNVSVTNSKEGISVQRVGTGFDQPTFLLGIPGSSDVYVLEKAGAVYRLTPSTGAKTLLFTIGNLSTDGERGLLGMALLPDPANSDRFMIYCTNAAGDIEIREYGFGATPRLLATLSIPHPGANNHNGGAMAFGPDGFLYVGVGDGGGAGDPGNNAQNPNSRLGKILRIRVVADPYAGTSPTFFTPAPGNPYLAGGGDPYVFALGLRNPFRFSFSGSTLIIGDVGQGAVEEIDMVTTSQPGLNFGWRFKEGSQPYTGTIPGGLTDPVAEYGHGDGPRQGNSVTGGYVYRGPVASLQGQYVFADFVSDNIWTVPFSGLVPGQTLASSRFARRNEDFAPDAGTLNSIASFGEDSAGNLFLVSLGGDIFMVRQGT, translated from the coding sequence ATGCGGATATGCGTCTTTTTCCTTGCCCCGCTGCTCCTGACCGGCTGCGGTGGCGGAGGGAGCGATGGCGGAACGCCTCCCGGGCCGAATGCCCCGCCGGAATTCACGTCACTCCAGACCGCGAGCATCGCCGAAAACAGCATTGCCGCCTATCAGGCAGCGGCCACCGATCCCGACGGCGACGCGCTGACCTTCGCTATCGACGGCGGCGCCGACGCGGCGCGCTTTTCGATCACCGCCGCCGGTGCGCTGCGCTTCGACCCCGCCCCCGACTATGACCTTCCGGGCGATGCCGACGGCGACAATGTCTATTCGGTGCGGATCGGCGTCAGCGACGGCCGAGCGAGTATCACCCAGACGGTCAATGTCTCGGTGACCAATTCGAAGGAGGGCATATCGGTCCAGCGCGTCGGCACCGGCTTTGATCAGCCGACCTTCCTCCTCGGCATCCCGGGCAGCAGCGACGTCTATGTGCTGGAAAAGGCCGGGGCCGTCTATCGCCTGACCCCCTCGACCGGAGCGAAGACGCTGCTCTTCACGATCGGCAATCTGTCGACCGATGGCGAGCGCGGCCTGCTCGGCATGGCGCTATTGCCCGATCCCGCGAATTCCGATCGCTTCATGATCTATTGCACCAATGCGGCCGGCGACATCGAGATTCGCGAATATGGTTTTGGCGCCACGCCGCGGCTGCTGGCCACGCTTTCGATTCCGCATCCCGGGGCGAACAACCATAATGGCGGCGCGATGGCCTTTGGCCCCGACGGCTTTCTCTACGTCGGAGTAGGCGACGGCGGCGGCGCAGGCGATCCCGGCAACAACGCCCAGAACCCCAATTCGCGGCTCGGCAAGATATTGCGGATCAGGGTGGTCGCCGACCCCTATGCCGGCACTTCGCCGACCTTTTTCACGCCTGCCCCGGGCAATCCCTATCTGGCGGGCGGCGGCGATCCTTATGTCTTCGCGCTCGGCCTGCGCAATCCGTTCCGTTTTTCCTTCTCCGGATCGACACTGATCATCGGTGACGTCGGACAGGGTGCGGTCGAAGAAATCGATATGGTGACGACCAGCCAACCCGGGCTCAATTTCGGCTGGCGTTTCAAGGAAGGATCCCAGCCCTATACCGGTACCATCCCCGGCGGCCTGACCGATCCGGTCGCCGAATATGGTCACGGCGACGGCCCGCGGCAGGGCAACTCGGTTACCGGCGGTTATGTCTATCGCGGCCCGGTAGCCTCGCTGCAGGGTCAATATGTCTTCGCCGACTTCGTCTCGGACAATATCTGGACGGTACCCTTCTCCGGCCTCGTCCCCGGGCAGACGCTCGCGTCGTCGCGTTTCGCGCGGCGGAACGAGGATTTCGCGCCTGATGCGGGGACGCTGAACTCGATTGCCTCCTTTGGCGAGGACAGCGCGGGCAATCTGTTCCTCGTCAGCCTCGGCGGCGATATTTTCATGGTGCGGCAAGGAACCTGA
- a CDS encoding flavodoxin family protein yields the protein MAAPLTATAINCSLSSGGRKSSTDAMIAVLAEHFEAQGVTVADPIRIAAHRVRWGVRSNEGPDDDWPQIRERILAADILIFGTPIWMGQPSSVAKLVMERMDAFLSETDDKARMPSYSKVAVAAIVGNEDGAHHVSSQIFQALNDVGWTIPAVAACYWVGEAMGSTDFKDLEHRPRKVTETAKMVAANAAHLARLLKQSPYPG from the coding sequence ATGGCCGCCCCCCTTACCGCCACCGCCATCAATTGCTCGCTCTCGTCCGGCGGGCGCAAAAGCTCGACCGACGCGATGATCGCGGTGCTCGCCGAACATTTCGAAGCGCAAGGCGTGACGGTCGCCGACCCGATCCGGATCGCCGCGCACCGCGTCAGATGGGGCGTAAGGTCGAACGAGGGTCCGGACGACGACTGGCCGCAGATCCGCGAGCGCATCCTCGCCGCCGACATATTGATCTTTGGCACGCCGATCTGGATGGGCCAGCCGTCGAGCGTAGCCAAGCTGGTCATGGAGCGAATGGACGCCTTCCTGTCCGAAACCGACGACAAGGCGCGGATGCCAAGTTACTCCAAGGTCGCGGTTGCCGCGATCGTCGGCAACGAGGATGGCGCGCACCATGTCTCGTCGCAGATATTCCAGGCGCTGAACGATGTCGGCTGGACGATCCCTGCGGTCGCGGCCTGCTATTGGGTCGGCGAGGCGATGGGATCAACCGATTTCAAGGACCTCGAACACCGGCCGCGCAAAGTCACCGAAACCGCGAAGATGGTCGCCGCCAACGCCGCGCATCTCGCGCGATTGCTGAAGCAGTCGCCCTATCCCGGCTGA
- a CDS encoding M20/M25/M40 family metallo-hydrolase produces the protein MKSMPLAALVALQLALAPAAHAKLSQTESGMAKTVEAEGDRSLALLEKLVNQNSGSLNLEGVEKVGAMMRAELEPLGFKVEWKPMRDTGRAGHLIATHVGKPDTKRLLLIAHLDTVFEPDSPFQCFERMGDKAKGPGVGDDKGGMVVVVAALRAMHKAGTLKDANIEFHMTGDEEDTGDPLDAARADLIAAGKRVDVALGFEGLVRDNGADMSSIARRSSESWQVTATGKTGHSSGIFSADAGDGAIYELARVIHRFRTELPEPNLTFNVGLVAGGEQVSLDEGKIRASANGKTNIIAATAIARGDLRTLSAEQAARVKAKMAAIVADHAPGAGATLAFDPGGYPAMAPTDGNRALLTRLNAVNRDLGLAEMAALDPLKRGAADISFVAPHVDSLAGLGAYSTGDHGPEETVDIPSIARQATRAAILMSRLSAEKR, from the coding sequence ATGAAATCAATGCCGCTTGCCGCGCTCGTCGCCCTTCAACTCGCGCTCGCGCCCGCCGCACATGCGAAGCTCAGTCAAACCGAAAGCGGTATGGCAAAAACGGTCGAGGCCGAAGGCGATCGCAGCCTCGCGCTGCTCGAAAAACTGGTCAACCAGAACAGCGGCTCGCTCAACCTCGAGGGGGTCGAGAAGGTCGGGGCGATGATGCGCGCCGAACTCGAACCGCTGGGTTTCAAGGTCGAATGGAAACCGATGCGCGATACCGGCCGCGCCGGCCACCTGATCGCGACGCATGTCGGCAAGCCCGATACCAAGCGCCTGCTGCTGATCGCGCACCTCGACACGGTGTTCGAACCCGACTCGCCCTTCCAGTGCTTCGAGCGCATGGGCGACAAGGCCAAGGGTCCGGGTGTCGGCGACGACAAGGGCGGAATGGTCGTCGTCGTCGCGGCGCTGCGCGCGATGCACAAGGCGGGCACGCTGAAGGACGCGAACATCGAATTTCACATGACGGGCGACGAGGAGGACACCGGCGATCCGCTCGATGCGGCGCGCGCCGATCTGATCGCGGCCGGCAAGCGCGTCGATGTCGCGCTCGGATTTGAAGGCCTCGTCCGCGATAACGGCGCGGACATGAGTTCGATCGCGCGCCGGTCGTCCGAAAGCTGGCAGGTCACCGCGACGGGCAAGACGGGGCACAGCTCCGGGATTTTCAGCGCCGATGCCGGCGACGGGGCGATCTATGAACTCGCGCGCGTCATCCACCGCTTTCGCACCGAGCTGCCCGAGCCCAACCTGACCTTCAACGTCGGGCTGGTCGCGGGGGGCGAGCAGGTGTCGCTCGACGAAGGCAAGATCCGCGCGAGCGCCAACGGCAAGACCAACATCATCGCCGCGACCGCGATCGCGCGCGGCGACCTGCGCACGCTTTCGGCCGAACAGGCGGCGCGCGTGAAGGCGAAGATGGCGGCGATCGTCGCCGATCATGCTCCGGGCGCCGGCGCGACCCTCGCCTTCGACCCCGGCGGCTATCCGGCGATGGCGCCGACCGACGGCAATCGCGCGCTGCTGACGCGACTCAACGCCGTCAACCGCGACCTCGGCCTCGCCGAAATGGCGGCGCTCGATCCGCTCAAGCGCGGCGCCGCCGACATCAGCTTCGTCGCGCCGCACGTCGACAGCCTCGCAGGACTCGGCGCCTATTCCACCGGCGACCACGGGCCCGAGGAGACGGTCGATATTCCCAGCATCGCGCGCCAGGCGACGCGCGCCGCCATATTGATGTCACGACTTTCCGCTGAAAAGCGCTGA